Part of the Mycolicibacterium mageritense genome is shown below.
CTTCGGTGCTTGTGGTCACCTCGCCGGGCCTGGGCACCCTCAACCACACCGAACTGACGTTGGAAGCACTTGCTGCACAGGGCATTCCATGCGCCGGCTTGGTCATCGGGGCATGGCCGGAGCAACCGGGTATCGCGGAGGCGGGCAATCGTGACGCGCTCGCGGAACTCGCCCCGGTGCGCGCTGTGTTGCCCGCCGGGGCCGGACTCCTCGGTGCGGCAGATTTCGAAGCCGTCAGTACCGCAGCGTTCGACCGGAGCTGGATCGAAAGCCTGCGGTGACATGGTCCACTCCGTTGAGCTGATCTACGACGCAGACACCGAAGCTGCCGTCCGAGGGATCTGGGACGCTCTGCGCGACAAAGGAATTCCCAGCCAATCGCCCGCCAGCCGGCCGCATACCACCGTGGCGGTGGCAGAACGCATATCGCCCGAGGTGGACTCCGCGCTGGTACCGCTGCTCGACCGCTTCCCGTTGCCGTGCCGGCTCGGCGCGACGCTGCTGTTCGGCCGGTCGGCCGCGGTCCTGGCCCGGTTGGTGGTGCCGACGGCCGAGCTGCTGCGCACCCACCGCGACGTCTACCGGGCGTGCCTGCCCTTCCTGGCACCGAAACCGTTGCCGCACACCGCCGCGGATCAGTGGACGCCGCACGTGACGCTGGCCCGTCATATCGCACCGGCGCGGCTTGCGACAGCGCAGCGCATCGCCGGACGACCCGACGAGATCGTCGGCAGCATCGTCGGGTTGCGGCGCTGGGAGGGCGACAAGAAGGTCGAACATCTCATCGGGTGACATGCTGGTGACGTGGACCGGATCGCGATCATCCGTACCGAGGCCCAACGATTCGCCGATGTGCTGTCGTCCACGGCCCCCGGAACCCCATGTCCGACCTGTCCCGACTGGGACGCCGCCGATCTGCTGTGGCACCTCACCGAGGTGCACTACTTCTGGGCCGGCGTGCTGGCCCGCAACGCGCGGACCGAAGCCGACGTGAGGGCGGTCGAGCAGGCCAAGCCCGCGCGGCCCGACGCGTTGGAAGATCTGCTCGCGGCGCGCGCGGACGCGACAGCGTCGCTGCTGGCCGAGTTGGCGCACCTGGACGACGCCGAGCGCCGCTGGTCGTGGTGGGACGCGGATCAGACGGTCGGCTTCACCCGGCGGATGCAAACCTACGAAGCCACCATGCACCGGGCTGACGCCGAGCTGACCGCCGGTCTGCCGCTCGGACCCGTGAGCGCAGAGGTTGCGGCAGGCGCAGTCGACCATGCCGTCGACGTGATGTGGGGATGGCAGCCCGAAGGTGCAACCTATTCACCGTTAGCGGTCGCTCAGTTCACGGCGACCGACACCGGACAACGCTGGCTCGTCGAGTTCGGCGTTTCCGGGGAATGGCCGCGTGCCGTCCGCGCCGTCGACGCCCGACCTACTGCCGCGGTCACGGGCGCAGTGGCCGACCTGGCCTGGTGGGCGTGGCGCCGGGGCGGGTCGGTGGATGTCAGCGGAGCGCCGGAGTCAGTTGCGGCGCTGCGCGCCGTCGTCGACCACGGAATGCCGTGACGCACGGTCGGCCGCAAGGTTTTTCTGAGCGGCCAGCCCGTCCACGAGCAGGTGCAGGCCGAATGCGAACTGCCGGTTGGTGTCACGGATCAGAATGGACTGCTCGTCGGCGAGTGCGCCTGCGGCATCCCACTGCAGCCGGGACTGTTCGTCGACCGTGAACCCGAGCACGTAATAGATCACCGTGCGAGCGGCCAGTTCGGCGTCGTCATCGTCGACCCCGGCGTGGCGGGCCGCATCCGTCAACCGCGCGACGATCGCGGTCGCCGTGACGGATTGGCCCGCCGCGAAGCTCGATGACACCAACTCGGCGCCGTCGGTGTGCGACAGCAGCGCATCGCGGAGCGACGCACAGATCTCATGGATCCGAGCGCGCCAGCCGGAATCGCCGCCATCGACGCGCACGGGCCGCAAGATGTGGTCGGCCACCGCACCCAGCAGCTCCTGTTTGTTGGCGAAGTGCCAGTACAGGGCGCCGGGGCTGACGTTGAGTTCGCGCGCGAGGCGCCGCATGGTCAGGTCGGCGATGCCGTAGTTGTCGAGGATCGCCGTCGCCGCATTCACCACGTCGGGTTTGTGGAGTTGCACACCGTTACCCTAACCTGAACGGTGTTCAATTGTCGGCACCGCCGACGTGTTCAATCGTTGGCACCGCCGACACGACCTTCAGGAGGACAGCCCGTGACGCAGGCAGCCGTAGACGTACTGGGCGTAGCTCGCGAGCAGGTGCTGGAGCGCGGCGTCGGCCTCGACCAGGATCAGACGTTGCAGGTGCTGCAGCTGCCGGACGAAAAGCTCGAAGAGCTGCTGGCCCTGGCCCACGAAGTTCGCATGAAGTGGTGCGGCCCGGATGTCGAGGTCGAGGGCATCATCAGCCTCAAGACCGGCGGCTGCCCGGAGGACTGCCATTTCTGCTCGCAGTCGGGTCTGTTCGCCTCCCCGGTGCGTAGCGCCTGGCTGGACATCCCGAGCCTCGTCGAGGCTGCCAAGCAGACCGCCAAGACCGGTGCCACCGAGTTTTGCATCGTGGCTGCGGTGCGCGGCCCCGATGAGCGGCTGCTGGCCCAGGTGGCCGCGGGCATCGAGGCGATCCGCAACGAGGTCGACATCCAGATCGCCTGCTCGCTGGGCATGCTGACCCAGGAGCAGGTGGACCGCCTCAAGGACATGGGCGTGCACCGCTACAACCACAACCTGGAGACCGCGCAGTCGTTCTTCCCTAACGTCGTGACCACCCACTCGTGGGAGGAGCGCTGGGGCACGCTGGAGATGGTTCGTGAGGCGGGCATGGAGGTCTGCTGCGGCGGCATCCTCGGCATGGGGGAGACACTTGAGCAGCGTGCCGAATTCGCGGCCAACCTGGCCGAGCTCGACCCGCACGAGGTGCCGCTGAACTTCCTCAACCCGCGCCCCGGCACGCCGTTCGGCGATCTCGACGTCTTGCCGGCGTCCGAGGCGCTCAAGGCCGTTGCCGCCTTCCGCCTGGCGTTGCCCCGCACGATGCTGCGCTTCGCAGGTGGTCGCGAGATCACCCTCGGCGACCTCGGCGCCAAGCAGGGCATCCTCGGCGGCATCAACGCCGTCATCGTCGGCAATTACCTGACCACGTTGGGCCGGCCGGCCGAGGCCGACCTGGAACTGCTCGACGATCTGCAGATGCCGATCAAGGCACTCAACGCCAGCCTGTAAAACGGGTGGTGATGATTAGCGACATTCCGGCGTTGCCCGCACCCGTAGGTGCCGGGGTCTACAACGTCTACACCGGTGCCGAAATCGGCTCGGCGTCGGGCTCGACAATCCCGACGGCCGCGCAGCTCGGACTCGAGCCGCCGCGATTCTGTGCGGAATGCGGGCGTCGGATGATCGTGCAGGTGCGTCCCGACGGCTGGCATGCGAAGTGTTCGCGGCATGGTGAGGTCGATTCGCACGACCTGGAGATGCAGCGATGAGCCTCTCGGGCGAAGAGCCGAAAGCCCCGATGAGCCTCTCGGGCGAAGAGCCGACCGCGGTAGCAGCGGAAAGTGCTGTGGGGCCGCGGGTTTCACGCAACCGCGCGGCGGCCGCCGTGATTGGGGCGTTGACGGTCTCGGGCGTTGTCGTGGGTGCGGTGTGGGCCTGGCTGGCCCCGCCGATCCACGGTGTCGTGGCGTTGACGCGCGGCGGCGAGCGGGTGCACGTCTATCTCGGCAGTGAATCCGATCACTTCTTCACTGCGGCGTTCCTGCTGCTCGGAATGCTCATGGTGCTCGCGGTGATAGCCGGTGTGGCGGTGTGGCAGTGGCGGGTTCACCGTGGGCCCGTTCTCGCGACCGCGTTGTCGCTGGGGTGTGTCGCCTCGGCCGCGGCGGCCTCGGCGGTCGGTGCGGCTCTGGTGCACTGGCGTTACGGCATCATCGACATCGCGGGCGCTCCCGTCACGCCGGAGCATCGCGTGCACTACGTCGTCGAGGCGCCGCCGGTGTTCTTCGGTCACACGCCGTGGCAGATCGCCGCGACGTTGCTGTCGGGCGCCGCGGTCGCGGCCCTGGTGTACGCGCTGACCGCGGTGTCCACGTCGCGCGACGACCTGGGCGCATGGCCTCCGGTCGAGGCTCCGCCGGTGCTCGCGCCGCTGCCCGTCTCCGTCATTCCGCCGGGGGCCTGACCGCCGCAGGTTCGAACAACTCGATCGGGTTTCCGTCCGGATCGTTGAGCTGGATCTGCCTTCCGCCTGGTCCGGATTCGATTGCGTTGCGGAACTGCATGCCGTCCTGGCGGAGTGCCGCGACGGTCCGGTCCAGGTCGTCGACTTCCAGCACGATCCGGTTGGATCCGCCCGGGGTCTGCGGGCTGCCGTCGGGCATCGGCCGGGCGCCCGAGCTGCCCGGGCCACTCAGCCAGAGCGTGAGATCACCGTTGGCGATCGCCGCGAACGCCGGGGCAGGCTGCCGCGTGAGGTGGAATCCGAGCCGCTCGGTATAGAACGTTATCGCCCTGGCGACGTCAGACACCTGGTACCGGACAGCGCCGGCCCGGAACCCGCTGTGGTCGGCCCGCGCGGCGGCGCAGCCGGCCATCGAGGTGGCGGCGAGGCATATGACGAGTAGGCGAAACATATGTGGATTGTGCCGACCGCGATGACGTGCGTATTGAACAAAATTGACCTACGGCCGCAGCGCGACGTGGTCATCCTTGGTGGCCTGTGCGCACCGGTCGAGATGCTCTGTGGGGGTCAGGCCGGAGAACGTCTGGAATTCCCGGATCATGTGGGACTGGTCGGAGTAGCCGTGCTCGACCGCGATGCGTGACAGCTCAGGTGTCCGGCACGAGATGAGCGTCCGGTGGGCGGACCGGAATCGACACAGCCTGGCGAATTTCTTGGGTGTCATTCCGACCTGGACCTTGAACAGTGCGATGAACCGCCGGTGGCTCAATCCCGCTTCGTCGGCGAGTACGCGTACCGGAGGCTGGCTACCGCCGCGCGCGAACGTACGCACCGCGCGCGCAACATGATTGGGTACGGAATCGTCGTCGCGCAGGTGGCCGAGCAGGAGCGATTCGACGATGCGGAAGCGGTACGCGGTCGACGTCGCGTCGCACAGCTGCTCACGCAGGTCGTCGGCCTCGAGGCCCCACAGGGCGCCGAGGTCGACGTGTGTGTCGGCCAGCTCGGCCGGTGACACGCCCAGAAGCGCAAGAGCGCCACCGATTTTGAAATGGATGCCGATCATGTCGGTGTGTTTTCGGGCATCGATGTCGAACGGGCTGGTATATGGACCCGACACCACCGACCCGGAAAGTCGTTGCTGCCCTTCGCGGTTCTCGACACACACGGCTGCGTCGCGCAGATTGACCACTACCTCGACGGTGCCCGCGGGGAGTATCCGCTCGGCCGGATGGGTCGGCCCGTCGGTAAGACACCACACGTGATCGACGTGGCGACGCAGCGCCGCGGCCGGCTGGTGACGGGTGTAGATCATCCGCCCCCATTCTGCCAGCGGCGGACCTGGCACTGCGGGCCGAATCAGAGCGGCATACGCCCGATTGTGCGCCCGGTGACCATCTTGATGCCGATCCCGGCCAGGCGGGCCATGCCCACATAGGTCATCGGGTTGAGCATCGTCGGCCACTTGGTGCGCACCAGGTGCTCGGTCAGCGGTCGTTCGGTGAAGCGATCTTCCAGCCAGCGCAGCGTCATCGGCGCCGACAGCGGGTGCAGCAGCAGGTGCTCGGTGAACAGGTCGCGGTGGTAGGTGACATCGGCACCGCCCGCCGCATAGGTGTCGACGAGGGCGTCGATGTCGTCGACCGAGATGATCTCGTCGTACACGGCCTGCACGATCAGCACGGGCGGGGCGGGGATGGCGACACCGAGTTTGATGTCGTCGAAAACGTGCGTGACCTCGGGTGTTTCGAGGATCTGTTCCAGCGGCATGTCGATCAGGTCGGCCATGTCGGTGCCTACCAGGCGCAACACGGCCTCGACCGTGGACATCCGGTGGAGGCGGTCGAGCAGCTTGCGGCCTTTCGCGGTGGCGTGCTCTTCGACGATGCGGTTCAGGCCCGGGTAGATGTCGGCGAGGGCCGCGACCACCAGCGCGGGCAACCCGGAGAACATGGTGCCGTTGAGGCGGCGGAACGTGTGTCCGAGGTCGCCGACCGGGGAGCCGAGCACCGCACCGACGATGTTGAGCTCAGGTGCGTAGCTTCCGCTCATCTCCGCCGCCCATGCGCTGGCCAGCCCGCCGCCCGAGTAGCCCCACAGCCCGATGGGAGCCGTCGGCGACAGCGCGAGGTGCTCGGAGTTGAGCGCGGCCCGCAGGCCGTCGAGGACGTGGTATCCGGGTTCGTAGGGTGCGCCCCACATGCCGTTGACGCCCTCGTGGTCGGGTACCGACACCGCCCAGCCCTTGGCCAGCGCGGCCGAGACCAACAGCAGCTCCAGCTGGGCCAGGGAGCCTGTGGCCTTGGCATGGCGCCGCAGCGCGTAGGACGGGAAGCATCGTGAAGAGATCGCGTCGATCGCGCACTGGTAGGACACGATCGGACAGTTGGGCTTCGGGTCCGGCGGCATGATGACCGTGGTGGCCGCGGCTTCGGGTGCGCCGTTGCGGTCGGTGGACCGGTACAGCAGCTGGGTTGCGTGCAGGCGCTGGGGAATCAGGCCGACAAAGGCCAGTTCGACGTCGCGGCTGCGCAGCACGGTGCCGGGGCTCGCGTGCTGGAATCCCGCCGGGGGGAGGTAGAACGGATCCTCGCTGGGTAGCCGGGGCCGGTCACCGCGGTTGAGCTCTTCATGCGGTGCACGCCCGATCCATTCAGGTTCCGGTGTGTTGGCGACCGCATTGGCGACGCTGCCCAAGTCCATCCGGGCATTCTTACTTAAGAAGGGTCTAAGAATCCAGTCGACTCACCCGGGCGGGCGCAACGCGGCGAACTCGTCGGTGACGCGGTAGCGCGCTTCGGTGAACCGGTAGAGCGCCGCCGGTCGGCCGCCGCTGCGTCCCGATCGCGCGGTGGTGCCGGTACGGGTGATGACGTTGCGCCGTTCGAGCACGCGCTGCAGGTTGGTCGCGTCCACCTGGTAGCCCAGCGCGGCACTGTAGACGTCGCGAAGCGATGACAGCGCGAATTCCTTTGGGGCCAAGGCATATCCGATGTTCGTATAGGAGAGCTTGGCGGCCAACCGGGTGCGGGCGTGCTCGACCATCGGGGCGTGGTCGAAGGCCATTTCCGGCAACGCGTTGACGGGATGCCAACGGGTGTCCTCGGGAAGTGCCGGCGTGGCGGGGGAGGGCACCAGCCCGAGGAATGTCGACGCGATCGTGCGCACACCCGGCACCCGGGCCGGTTCGGAGAACACTGCGAGTTGTTCGAGGTGGGCGATCTCACGCAGATCCACCTTTTCGGCCAGCTGACGCCGTACCGACGACGTCAGATCTTCGGTGTCGCCGAGGCGACCGCCCGGCAATGACCACTTTCCGCGCTCGGGATCGAGTGCCCGTTGCCATAACAGCACGTTAAGCGTGGGTTGCCGGGAGTTGAGATCGCGAACCTGGAACACAGCGGCGAGTACCTCGTGGGCAGTGTTACCATATTGCATGTTTTCGATTGTAAGTCGAAAACCTGAATCGGACGAGGAGGCCCGCCGTGACGGTGCTCAACGGGATGTCTACGGGGGATTTGGCGGATCGGATCGTTGACGGTCCAGGCGGCTACACCGGGATCGAAGGTGACGAGCAGTGGGCCGCGGAGGTCCGGCGGCTCGTCGAGCAGCGCGGCGCGACGTTGCTCGCGCACAACTACCAGCTGCCCGCGATCCAGGACGTCGCGGACCACGTCGGCGACTCGCTGGCACTCTCGCGCATCGCCGCGGAGGCCCCTGAGGACACCATCGTGTTCTGCGGCGTGCACTTCATGGCCGAGACCGCCAAGATCCTCAGCCCCGACAAGACCGTGCTGATCCCCGATCAGCGGGCGGGTTGCTCGCTGGCCGATTCGATCACCGCCGACGAGTTGCAGGCCTGGAAGGACGAACACCCCGGCGCGGTCGTCGTCTCGTACGTCAACACCACGGCAGCCGTGAAGGCGCTCACCGACATCTGCTGCACGTCGTCCAACGCGGTCGAGGTCGTCGCCTCGATCCCCGACGATCGCGAGGTGCTGTTCTGCCCCGACCAGTTCCTCGGAGCGCATGTCCGCCGGGTCACCGGGCGCAAGAACCTGCACGTCTGGGCAGGCGAATGCCACGTCCACGCCGGGATCAACGGCGACGAACTGGCCGATCAGGCGCGGTCACACCCCGACGCGGAGCTGTTCGTGCATCCCGAATGTGGCTGCGCCACTTCGGCGTTGTATCTCGCCGGTGAAGGTGCCGTACCCGAGGAGCGCGTGAAGATCCTGTCCACCGGGGGCATGCTCGACGCTGCCCGCGAGACCCGCGCACGCCAGGTGCTGGTCGCCACCGAGATCGGCATGCTGCACCAGCTGCGCAGGGCCGCACCCGAAGTCGACTTCCTGGCGGTCAACGACCGGGCGTCCTGCACTTACATGAAGATGATCACGCCGGCTGCGCTGCTCCGATGCCTCGTCGACGGGGCCGACGAGGTCCACGTCGACCCCGAGACCGCCCGGCTGGGGCGCGCGAGTGTGCAGCGCATGATCGCCATCGGCCAGCCCGGCGGCGGGGAATGAAGGTAGGCCGGTGAAACCCTTCGCCTGCGGCACCTCCACGCTGTGGCAGCAGCGGGCCGATGTCGTCGTCATCGGCACCGGTGTCGCGGGTCTGGTCGCGGCACTGGCCGCACAGCGGCGCGGCGGGCGCGTCGTGGTGCTGAGCAAGGCACGCGAGACGGCGACGTTCTACGCCCAGGGCGGCATCGCCGTCGTGCTGCCCGACAACGACGATTCGATCGAGGCGCACGTCGCGGACACCCTCGCGGCCGGCGGCGGAATCTGCGACGCGACGGCGGTGCGATCCATCGTGGCCGACGGCTACGCCGCGGTGGCCGAGCTGGTGGCCGGCGGCGCCAGGTTCGACGAATCCGCGCCGGGGCAGTGGGCGCTGACGCGTGAAGGCGGCCACACCCGCCGCCGGATCATCCACTCCGGCGGCGACGCGACCGGCGCAGAGGTGCAACGCGCCCTCGACTTCGCCGCGGCGAATCTCGACGTCCGGCGCAATCACGTGGCACTGCAGATACTTCGCGACGACACGGCAGTGACCGGCGTCCTGGTCCGCAACGAGGACGGCGTGGGCATCGTGCACGCCCCGTCGGTCATCCTGGCCACGGGCGGCCTCGGTCACCTGTATTCGGCGACGACGAATCCCGATGGCTCGACCGGGGACGGCATCGCGCTGGCGCTGTGGGCCGGCGTCCCCGTCGGCGACATCGAGTTCATCCAGTTCCACCCCACCATGCTCTACGACGGCAACGGCGGGGGACGTCGACCGCTGATCACCGAAGCGATTCGGGGTGAGGGCGCCGTCCTACTTGACGCACAAGGGAATTCGGTCACCGAGGGTGTTCACCCGATGGGCGATCTGGCGCCGCGGGACGTGGTGGCCGCCGCGATCAACGCGCACCTCACCGAGTCGGGCGCGCTGTGCGTGTACTTGGACGCACGGGCCATCCCGGAATTCGGCCGGCGATTTCCGACTGTTGCGGCGGCATGCGCAGCGGCCGGCATCGACCCGACCGTCGAACCGATCCCGGTGGTGCCCGGCGCGCACTACAGCTGCGGCGGAGTGGCGACCGACGTGTGCGGCCGCACCGAACTCGCCGGGCTGTTCGCCGCGGGCGAGGTGGCCCGCACGGGCATGCACGGCGCCAACCGACTGGCGTCCAACAGCCTGTTGGAAGGTCTGGTCGTCGGCGGACGCGCGGGCCGGGCCGCGGCAGACCACGCGGTGGCGGCAGGCTCGGTGCGGGCTCAGGCGCCGGCGGACGGCCGTCGCGACGTGATCGACCGCGCCGTCCTGCAACAGGCGATGTCCGAGTGCGCGTCGGTGGTTCGGGATGCGGCCGGCCTGGACCGCCTGCGTGACATCTTGACCTCGGGCCGCGCGGTCGAACCCCGCAACCGACGCGGTTTCGAGGACGCCGCACTGACGGCGACCGCACGAGCGGTCGTCGCGGCCGCACAGGCGCGCACCGAAAGCCGGGGTTGCCACCACCGCGCTGACCATCCCGAAACCGATCCGGCACAGGAGCATTCGTTGACCGTGCGCAACACTGACGGCCGCGTGGCCGTCGAGACCCCTACGGCGGTGTGCTGATGACACTTTCACCCACTGAATTCGACGAAGCGCGGGCAATCATCGCCCGTGCGCTCGAAGAGGATCTCCGCTACGGACCCGACATCACCACGATCGCGACGGTGCCTGCCGAGGCGACCACCACGGCGTCGGTGGTGACCCGGGAGCCCGGCGTCGTCGCCGGCGTCGACATCGCCCTGCTGGTGCTCGACGAGTTGATCGGGGCCGACCGGTATTCGGTCAAGGACCGGGTCGAGGACGGCGCCCGGCTGGCGGCGCAGGCGCCGCTGCTGACGATCGAAGCGCCCACCCGCGAGCTGTTGACGGCTGAACGCACGATGCTCAACCTGGTGTGTCACCTGTCCGGTATCGCGACCGCCACCGCGGCCTGGGTCGATGCGGTGGCGGGCACGAACGCCAAGATCCGCGACACCCGCAAGACACTGCCGGGCCTTCGGGCGCTGCAGAAGTACGCCGTGCGGGTCGGCGGCGGTGTCAACCACCGGATGGGTCTGGGCGATGCGGCGCTGATCAAGGACAACCACGTGGCCGCGGCCGGTTCGGTCCTTGCCGCGTTGAAGGCCGTGCGGGCCGAGGCGCCCGATCTGCCGTGCGAGGTCGAGGTGGATTCGCTCGAGCAGCTCGACGAGGTGCTGTCCGCCGACGTCGAGTTGGTCCTGCTGGACAACTTCCCGGTCTGGCAGACCCAGATCGCGGTGCAACGGCGCGATTCACAGTCGCCTTCGACGCTGCTCGAATCGTCGGGTGGGCTGACCCTGGACACCGCGGCCGAATACGCCGGCACTGGCGTCGACTACCTCGCGATCGGGGCGCTGACCCACTCGGTGCGGGTGCTCGACATCGGACTCGACACGTAGCGTCAGGTGGTCGCGCCGCGGCGCACCAGAGACAGCGCGACGGCCGCGGTGGCGAACAGGCCGGACAGCACCCGGTTGAGTACGGTCTGCTGGCGGGGCGTGTGCAGCCACCCCAGCAGCCGCGCCGCGAGACCCGTGTAGAGCGCCATCACGACGATGTCGACGATGATCGAGGTCACCCCGATCGCCAGGTACTGCGGAAGCAGCGGCGCCGTCGGTACGACGAACTGCGGCAGCACCGCGATGAAGAACACCAGGCCCTTGGGGTTGGTGGCGTTGACCAGGAAACCACGCGTCACCAGAGCGAGCCGCCCGCCTTCGGCCGAGGCACTGACCTGTTCGCGCAGGTCGATGCCGGCCGTCCGCCATTGCCGGTAGGCCAGGTAGATGAGGTAGGCCACGCCGAGCCATTTGATGACGGTGAACGCGAGCAACGAGTTCGCAACGGCCGCGCCGAGCCCCACCGCGACCACCGCCAGCTGCAATGCGAGCCCGATCTGAAGCCCCAGGATGCTCCAGAAACCGCGACGCACCCCGTGGGTCAGGCCGGTCGCCATCGACTGGATGGCCCCGGCACCAGGGGAGAGGCTGATTGCGATTGCCGCGCCGAAGTAGGCCAACCAGAGCTGCCAGGTCATGACAGCAGTCTGGCAGCGCCGTCAAACGATATCGGCGACGAAGACCCCGATCCGGCGGCCCGCGATCCGTGCGATTCCGGGCAGGTTCGGATCGTCGGTCCCCGCGGGCAGCACCCGTGGGTTGGTGATGTGAACGTCGCCACTGAACAGGTGCACATCTGCCTCGCCGGCCGCCAGCACGTTTTTGACCCAGTTGGTCTTGCCGTGGGCCAGCCCTACCGCAAGCGTGTTGCCTTTGCGAAAGCTGGTGACGACGGTCTCGTAGGGTGTGCCCGACGTCCGGCCGCGATGTTTGATCACCGTGAATCCGGGCATGCGCTTCGCGAACGGTTTCATGAGCGGGTTGATGTATTTGATCTGGAACCGCTCGACCGCGGGTGGGATCAACATCGGTACGCCGGGCGCGTTGTTGGGATGGGATCCCCGTGAGCTGGCAGCTGACATGGCTATCAGCCTACGGCGCCCGGATTTTTATTCAGCTGGACTGATCAGGGACAATTGTGGCGATGCCCGAATTTCAGATGTCCCGTATCGACCTGCGTAACCGTTCCATGAACGCCGCGCAACTGCGTGGCGCCCTGCCGCGCGGTGGCGTCGACGTGGACGCGGTCGTGCCGAAGGTCCGTCCGATCGTCGAAGCGGTCGCCGAGCGGGGTGCCGTCGCCGCCCTGGAGTACGGCGAGTCGTTCGACGGAGTGCGGCCCGCGACGGTGCGGGTGCCTGCCGCCGCGTTGGCGCAGGCGCTCGACGAGCTCGCCCCCGATGTGCGCGCCGCGTTGCAGGTGTCGATCGACCGCGCGCGGGCTGTGCACGCCGATCAGCGCCGCACCGACACCACCACGGTCCTGGCTCCCGGTGCGACCGTCACCGAGCGGTGGGTGCCCGTCGAACGGGTCGGCCTCTACGTGCCGGGCGGCAACGCCGTCTATCCGTCGAGCGTCGTGATGAACGTGGTGCCCGCGCAGACGGCTGGCGTCGACTCCCTGGTGATCGCGAGCCCGCCGCAGGCCCAGTTCGGTGGACTGCCCCATCCCACGATCCTGGCGGCCGCCGCGCTCCTCGGCGTGGACGAGGTGTGGGCGGTCGGCGGGGCTCAGGCCGTCGCGTTGCTGGCCTACGGCGGCACCGACACCGACGACACCGAGCTGGCGCCGGTCGACATGATCACCGGCCCCGGCAACATCTATGTCACGGCCGCCAAGCGCATCTGCCGTTCCCAGGTGGGCATCGACGCCGAGGCCGGACCGACCGAGATCGCGATCCTGGCCGACCACACCGCAGATCCCGTGCACGTCGCCGCCGACCTGATCAGCCAGGCCGAGCACGACGAGATGGCCGCCAGCGTGCTGGTCACCGACAGCGTCGCACTCGCCGACGCCACCGACCGCGAACTCACCGCTCAATTGGCCACCACGGTGCACGTCGAGCGCGTCACCGCGGCGCTGTCCGGTCAGCAGTCCGCGATCGTGCTCGTCGACGACATCGAGGCAGGCATCCGGACCGTCAATGCGTACGCGGCCGAGCACCTGGAGATCCAGACCGTCGACGCTGCCGATGTCGCGGGCCGGATCCGTTCGGCCGGCGCGATATTCGTGGGAGCGTGGTCGCCGGTGAGCCTCGGCGACTACTGCGCCGGATCCAATCACGTGCTGCCCACCGCCGGCTGCGCGCGTCACTCCAGCGGGCTTTCCGTGCAGACGTTCCTGCGTGGCATCCACGTGGTGGAGTACGACGAGGCGGCAC
Proteins encoded:
- a CDS encoding nitroreductase family deazaflavin-dependent oxidoreductase, which encodes MSAASSRGSHPNNAPGVPMLIPPAVERFQIKYINPLMKPFAKRMPGFTVIKHRGRTSGTPYETVVTSFRKGNTLAVGLAHGKTNWVKNVLAAGEADVHLFSGDVHITNPRVLPAGTDDPNLPGIARIAGRRIGVFVADIV
- the hisD gene encoding histidinol dehydrogenase; amino-acid sequence: MPEFQMSRIDLRNRSMNAAQLRGALPRGGVDVDAVVPKVRPIVEAVAERGAVAALEYGESFDGVRPATVRVPAAALAQALDELAPDVRAALQVSIDRARAVHADQRRTDTTTVLAPGATVTERWVPVERVGLYVPGGNAVYPSSVVMNVVPAQTAGVDSLVIASPPQAQFGGLPHPTILAAAALLGVDEVWAVGGAQAVALLAYGGTDTDDTELAPVDMITGPGNIYVTAAKRICRSQVGIDAEAGPTEIAILADHTADPVHVAADLISQAEHDEMAASVLVTDSVALADATDRELTAQLATTVHVERVTAALSGQQSAIVLVDDIEAGIRTVNAYAAEHLEIQTVDAADVAGRIRSAGAIFVGAWSPVSLGDYCAGSNHVLPTAGCARHSSGLSVQTFLRGIHVVEYDEAALKDVSGHVITLSKAEDLPAHGEAVRRRFER